A stretch of Ipomoea triloba cultivar NCNSP0323 chromosome 13, ASM357664v1 DNA encodes these proteins:
- the LOC116001931 gene encoding phosphate transporter PHO1, producing the protein MVKFSKELEAQLIPEWKDAFVNYWQLKKQVKKIKLSRRTKPVHDGNDFGLSFFDRVRGFVSTIADKLHDSATAGKSETNAQVNSQIKGDDSNGEEQEEEEMYETENELVQLFSEEDEVNVFFENLDEELKKVNEFYKAKESEFLERGEILSKQLQILLDLKQVLHDRRRKTLGRSRSASGFFSRSNSSSRRNSDYCSDNRSEYCGSPTGKSETSETADEVMAALERNGINFVNAASRAAKTTAAKNGKPKVAIRIDIPATTPTRAISAVTSMVWEDFLNNNGDSVKEGGGREYVNSKKIQCAEKMIRGAYVELYRGLGLLKTYSSLNMVAFVKILKKFDKVSNQQASANYLKQVKRSHFISSDKVVRLMDEVESLFTQHFATNDRKKAMKFLRPQQQKESHMITFFAGLFTGCFVSLFVVYGILAHLSGMFSPGTDAGYVETVYPVFSMFALLSLHVFLYGCNLFLWKSTRINYNFIFEFQPKTALKYRDAFLICTSLMTAVVGAMVVHLILLSKGFSSNQVDDIPGVLILCFLVLLICPLNILYRPTRICFLRVIRNIVCSPFYKVLMVDFFMADQLTSQIPLLRHMESTACYFLAGSFKTHRFETCKSGRMYRELAYVISFAPYYWRAAQCARRWFDENDMNHLANFGKYLSAMVAAGARLTYAREPESKLWLAMVLVTSITATVYQLYWDFVKDWGFFNLKCKNALLRDELILKNKIIYYVSIALNFVLRLAWVETVMRFNVGIFESRLLDFSLASLEVIRRGHWNFYRLEHEHLSNVGKFRAVKAVPLPFRETDSDG; encoded by the exons ATGGTGAAGTTCTCCAAGGAGCTCGAAGCACAGCTTATACCGGAATGGAAAGACGCCTTTGTGAATTACTGGCAACTCAAAAAACAGGTTAAAAAGATTAAGCTTTCAAGAAGAACCAAACCGGTTCACGACGGCAACGATTTCGGGCTGTCCTTTTTCGACCGGGTACGAGGTTTCGTCAGCACGATCGCCGACAAGCTGCACGACAGCGCCACCGCCGGAAAATCCGAGACTAACGCCCAG GTAAATAGCCAAATTAAAGGAGATGACAGCAAtggagaagaacaagaagaagaagaaatgtacGAGACAGAAAACGAGCTTGTTCAGCTGTTTTCCGAGGAAGACGAg GTGAATGTATTTTTCGAGAATTTGGATGAGGAGCTAAAGAAGGTGAATGAATTTTACAAGGCAAAAGAGAGTGAGTTTCTTGAGAGAGGAGAGATCTTAAGCAAACAGCTGCAAATTTTGCTGGACTTGAAGCAAGTTCTCCATGACCGTCGCCGGAAAACTCTTGGCCGTTCAAGATCGGCTTCTGGCTTTTTCTCCCGCTCCAACTCCTCCTCTCGCCGGAACTCCGATTACTGCTCCG ACAACCGGAGCGAATATTGCGGTAGTCCGACCGGCAAGAGCGAAACATCGGAGACGGCGGACGAGGTGATGGCGGCGCTGGAAAGGAACGGGATAAACTTTGTGAACGCGGCGAGCAGGGCGGCGAAGACGACGGCGGCCAAGAACGGGAAGCCAAAGGTGGCGATAAGGATTGACATTCCGGCGACCACCCCGACGCGAGCCATCTCCGCCGTGACGTCGATGGTGTGGGAAGATTTCTTAAACAACAACGGCGACTCCGTGAAAGAAGGCGGCGGCAGAGAATACGTCAACTCCAAGAAGATTCAGTGCGCTGAAAAGATGATCAGAGGCGCTTACGTCGAGCTCTACCGTGGCCTTGGACTGCTCAAAACATACAG CTCTCTAAACATGGTGGCTTTTGTCAAGATCCTTAAGAAATTTGACAAG GTATCTAACCAGCAGGCATCTGCAAATTATCTCAAACAAGTGAAGAGGTCACATTTCATTAGTTCTGATAAG GTGGTGCGGTTAATGGATGAAGTGGAGTCCTTATTCACACAGCACTTCGCCACCAATGACCGGAAAAAGGCTATGAAGTTCTTACGCCCACAACAACAGAAAGAGTCTCACATGATCACCTTTTTTGCtg GGCTATTTACTGGGTGCTTTGTGTCGTTATTTGTGGTGTACGGAATATTGGCACATTTGAGTGGTATGTTCTCTCCAGGAACAGATGCTGGCTATGTCGAAACCGTCTACCCAGTTTTCAG CATGTTTGCTTTGCTAAGCTTGCATGTATTTTTGTATGGGTGCAACCTTTTCCTGTGGAAGAGCACAAGGATCAACTATAACTTCATATTTGAATTCCAACCAAAAACTGCCCTAAAATACAGAGATGCTTTCCTTATTTGCACTTCCTTGATGACTGCTGTTGTTGGAGCCATGGTTGTCCACCTCATCCTCTTGTCCAAGGGATTCTCTTCTAATCAAGTCGACGATATTCCCGGGGTTCTAATTCTG TGTTTCCTTGTCTTGCTTATATGCCCATTGAACATACTCTACCGCCCAACACGCATCTGTTTCCTTAGAGTAATTCGCAACATTGTCTGCTCTCCATTTTACAAG GTTTTGATGGTGGACTTTTTCATGGCTGATCAACTTACCAGCCAG ATTCCATTGTTAAGGCACATGGAGTCCACAGCCTGCTATTTCCTTGCTGGGAGTTTCAAGACTCACAGATTCGAGACCTGCAAATCGGGGCGAATGTACAGAGAGCTCGCTTATGTTATCTCCTTCGCGCCATACTACTGGCGCGCTGCTCAG TGTGCGAGGCGATGGTTTGATGAGAACGACATGAACCATCTGGCTAACTTTGGGAAGTATTTATCGGCCATGGTGGCTGCGGGTGCTAGGCTAACATATGCGAGGGAGCCAGAGTCTAAGCTCTGGCTGGCTATGGTGTTGGTGACTTCAATCACAGCCACTGTTTATCAGTTGTACTGGGATTTCGTTAAGGATTGGGGGTTTTTCAACCTGAAATGCAAGAACGCGTTGCTGAGAGATGAGTTGATTCTCAAGAACAAGATCATATACTATGTGTCCATT GCCCTGAATTTCGTGTTGAGGCTCGCCTGGGTGGAGACAGTGATGCGTTTCAACGTTGGGATCTTTGAGTCGCGCCTGCTGGACTTCTCCCTGGCTTCTCTCGAGGTCATTCGACGTGGACACTGGAACTTCTACAG GTTGGAGCACGAGCATTTGAGCAATGTTGGCAAGTTCCGGGCTGTGAAGGCAGTTCCATTACCATTTCGCGAGACAGACTCTGATGGCTAA
- the LOC116001932 gene encoding long-chain-alcohol oxidase FAO1 gives MESNSHPLLRGGRRETKYSHGFPPSEMEALSSICEAFLPPLPLGSLEIPERCDLDAHAVEHFHKACGSQYPVPDEVAEMIMKRGFFEAVILVRGLFKLLSTRLGTLLLCGFLCLGDKWPYVNKFSDIPVEKRVTVIQRWYKHSLLTPVRLAFVFVKFLCLYVFFIQVGVDKKNPVWDAVRYRVDGGDDDENSSKKSAEEKAERPLEKGIVETRNESESSVINSLVKKGLKAREDPVKNQIKIECDVVIVGSGCGGGVAAAVLAGSGQKVLVLEKGNYFTKSDYSSLEGPSMNELYENGGILPSLDGKMMLLAGSTVGGGSAVNWSACIKTPKSTMQEWAKDHKMSLFATPQYVSAMDRVCERLGVTENCPEEGFQNQVLRKGCENLGLEVEKVARNSSENHYCGSCCYGCKRGDKKGTDSTWLVDAVKCGAVILTGVEAERFLLQKTPNGKTRDKKCVGLMATSTNKDISKRICIEAKVTISACGSLRTPPLMVSSGLTNPNIGRNLHLHPVLMAWGYFPESNSDLKGKIYEGGIITSVHSVGTSESTSKAIIEAPILGPGSFAAIFPWNSGLEMKNTMLKYARTAHLFSMVKDRGSGEIRSPGRISYKFDALDKENLASGLRQALRILIAAGAAEVGTHLSNGQKIKCKGTSKEEVEAFLDTVFAPEGPKSLTKNFTTYSSAHQMGSCRMGITAAEGAVDENGESWEADGLFVCDASVLPGAVGVNPMITVQSTALCLSNRIADMFKQGRFSC, from the exons ATGGAGAGTAATTCTCATCCTTTACTGAGAGGAGGGAGAAGAGAAACCAAGTACAGTCATGGGTTTCCTCCATCTGAAATGGAGGCACTGAGTAGTATTTGTGAGGCCTTTTTGCCCCCTCTGCCATTGGGTTCTCTTGAAATCCCAGAAAGATGTGATCTTGATGCCCATGCCGTTGAACACTTCCATAAAGCTTGTGGCTCTCAGTATCCTGTTCCTGATGAG GTTGCAGAAATGATTATGAAAAGGGGGTTCTTTGAGGCTGTGATCTTGGTGAGAGGGCTGTTTAAGCTTCTTTCAACTAGGCTGGGAACACTTCTGCTCTGTGGGTTCCTTTGTCTTGGGGACAAATGGCCATATGTTAACAAATTCTCAGACATTCCTGTGGAGAAAAGAGTCACTGTAATTCAGAGATGGTACAAGCATAGCCTTCTGACTCCTGTCAGATTGGCTTTTGTGTTTGTCAAATTCTTGTGTCTCTATGTGTTCTTCATCCAG GTTGGTGTGGACAAGAAAAATCCAGTATGGGATGCTGTGAGATATCGAGTGgatggtggtgatgatgatgagaacTCGTCGAAGAAGTCTGCTGAGGAAAAAGCCGAAAGGCCTCTTGAGAAAGGGATAGTAGAAACGAGAAACGAAAGTGAAAGTTCAGTGATCAATTCCCTTGTTAAGAAAGGCCTAAAAGCGAGAGAGGATCCTGTGAAGAATCAGATAAAGATTGAGTGTGATGTAGTGATCGTTGGGTCGGGGTGTGGTGGGGGAGTGGCTGCAGCTGTTCTCGCGGGTTCAGGGCAGAAAGTGTTGGTGCTCGAGAAAGGGAACTATTTCACCAAGTCGGATTATTCGTCCCTGGAAGGGCCTTCCATGAATGAATTGTATGAAAATGGGGGAATCCTCCCAAGTCTTGATGGGAAAATGATGCTTTTGGCTGGCTCGACAGTGGGGGGTGGCTCGGCTGTTAACTGGTCGGCCTGCATCAAAACACCCAAGTCCACGATGCAAGAATGGGCTAAGGATCACAAAATGTCGCTCTTCGCCACCCCCCAGTACGTGTCTGCAATGGACCGAGTGTGTGAAAGGCTCGGTGTCACAGAGAATTGCCCCGAGGAGGGGTTCCAGAACCAGGTTCTCCGAAAAGGGTGTGAAAATCTTGGACTTGAAGTTGAGAAAGTGGCAAGAAATTCCTCAGAAAACCACTATTGTGGCTCTTGCTGCTATGGGTGCAAAAGAGGGGATAAAAAGGGCACTGACTCGACCTGGCTAGTCGATGCTGTGAAGTGCGGTGCAGTGATCTTAACGGGCGTTGAAGCCGAGAGATTCCTGCTGCAAAAAACCCCGAATGGGAAAACGAGGGACAAGAAGTGCGTTGGCCTGATGGCAACGAGCACGAACAAGGATATCAGCAAGAGAATATGCATCGAGGCCAAAGTCACCATTTCGGCTTGTGGCTCTCTCAGAACACCTCCCCTGATGGTCTCGAGTGGACTAACGAATCCAAACATAGGCCGAAACCTCCACCTCCACCCGGTTTTAATGGCGTGGGGATACTTCCCCGAGTCCAATTCAGACCTCAAGGGCAAAATCTATGAAGGAGGCATAATCACCTCAGTACATTCAGTTGGCACTAGTGAATCCACTTCAAAAGCCATTATCGAAGCTCCAATCCTCGGGCCAGGATCATTCGCTGCAATTTTCCCCTGGAATTCTGGCCTGGAAATGAAGAACACAATGCTCAAGTATGCAAGAACTGCACACCTATTCTCAATGGTTAAAGATAGAGGAAGTGGAGAAATCAGATCACCGGGGAGAATAAGCTACAAATTCGACGCATTGGACAAAGAAAACCTGGCATCCGGGCTACGCCAAGCACTCAGAATCCTAATTGCAGCAGGAGCTGCAGAAGTGGGGACTCATCTCAGCAATGGCCAGAAAATCAAGTGCAAAGGCACCAGTAAAGAAGAAGTCGAGGCGTTCTTGGACACAGTCTTCGCCCCCGAGGGGCCAAAGTCTCTCACCAAGAACTTCACTACTTACTCCTCCGCTCACCAAATGGGGAGCTGCAGAATGGGGATCACAGCAGCCGAAGGAGCAGTAGACGAGAACGGGGAGAGCTGGGAAGCAGACGGGCTGTTCGTCTGCGATGCCAGCGTCCTACCTGGCGCTGTCGGTGTTAACCCCATGATCACCGTCCAATCCACTGCTCTCTGCCTCTCCAACAGGATTGCAGATATGTTCAAACAAGGCAGATTCTCGTGTTGA
- the LOC116002862 gene encoding glycolipid transfer protein 1-like: MEGGTVFSPALEGMKHVKSENGDLLTKQFLDVCKLILPILDKFGAAMAVVKSDIGGNISRLESKYGTNPTRFNYLYSFVQAEIETKTAKSSSSCTNGLLWLTRAMDFIVELFRNLALHQDWSMSQACTDSYSKTLKNFHGWLASSSFSVAMKLAPDRKKFMEVMGGSGNINGEMEKFCTTFSPILQEIHKFLASVGMDEMKAS, encoded by the exons ATGGAAGGTGGAACAGTGTTTTCCCCAGCCCTAGAAGGAATGAAGCATGTCAAGTCTGAAAATGGTGACTTGCTTACGAAGCAATTCCTAGATGTCTGCAAACTCATCTTGCCTATCCTAG ATAAATTTGGAGCTGCCATGGCTGTGGTGAAATCTGACATTGGTGGGAACATATCA AGGTTGGAATCGAAATATGGAACGAATCCAACCAGATTCAACTACTTGTACAGTTTTGTACAGGCAGAAATCGAAACAAAAACTGCAAAATCATCATCCAGTTGCACCAATGGCCTTCTCTGGCTCACAAG AGCAATGGATTTCATTGTGGAGCTGTTTCGCAATTTAGCTCTGCATCAGGACTGGTCTATGTCACAAGCCTGCACTGATTCCTACTCCAAGACCTTGAAAAACTTTCACGGTTGGCTCGCGAGCTCAAGCTTTTCG GTTGCAATGAAGCTTGCACCAGATAGGAAGAAGTTCATGGAGGTGATGGGTGGAAGTGGGAACATCAATGGGGAGATGGAGAAGTTTTGCACAACATTTTCACCAATACTTCAAGAGATCCACAAATTTTTG GCCAGCGTTGGCATGGACGAAATGAAAGCTTCATGA
- the LOC116002863 gene encoding dCTP pyrophosphatase 1-like: MKEESGRSMDISIKDLSKQLEDFAKVRDWEKYHSPRNLLLAMVGEVGELSEIFQWRGEVEKGLPNWEESDREHLGEELSDVLLYLIRLADICGIDLANAATKKIIKNSIKYPPPPPPNNL, from the exons ATGAAAGAAGAGAGTGGGAGATCAATGGACATTAGTATAAAGGATTTGTCTAAGCAGCTTGAAGATTTTGCAAAGGTTAGAGACTGGGAGAAGTACCACAGCCCTAGAAATTTACTGCTTGCTATG GTGGGTGAGGTGGGAGAACTGTCAGAAATATTCCAGTGGAGAGGGGAAGTGGAGAAAGGATTGCCAAATTGGGAGGAATCAGACAGAGAGCATCTTGGGGAAGAACTGTCTGATGTGCTTCTTTACCTCATCAGGTTGGCTGATATCTGTGGCATTGATCTTGCCAATGCTGCCACCAAAAAAATCATCAAGAATTCCATCAAGTACccaccacccccaccccccaacAACCTCTAA